In Rhizobiales bacterium NRL2, a genomic segment contains:
- a CDS encoding PPOX class F420-dependent oxidoreductase, with amino-acid sequence MISNEEREFVLRRPLGHLGTADAGAAPHVMPVCFALEAEEIFIPIDEKPKGGDIRRLKRLRNIADNPRVCLMVDRYDPDWSGLGWVMLRGAAAIKERAADRAGAIELLRARYVQYQSMDLETRPLIVIRVDNVSSWGDLSR; translated from the coding sequence ATGATCTCGAACGAGGAGCGGGAATTCGTTCTGCGCCGGCCGCTGGGGCATCTGGGCACGGCGGACGCCGGAGCCGCGCCCCATGTCATGCCGGTCTGTTTCGCGCTGGAGGCGGAGGAGATATTCATCCCCATCGACGAGAAGCCGAAGGGGGGCGATATCCGCCGGCTGAAGCGGCTGCGCAACATCGCCGACAACCCGCGCGTCTGCCTGATGGTCGACCGCTACGATCCGGACTGGTCCGGGCTCGGCTGGGTCATGCTGCGGGGCGCCGCGGCGATCAAGGAGAGGGCGGCGGACCGCGCCGGTGCGATCGAGCTTCTCCGCGCGCGCTATGTGCAGTACCAGAGCATGGACTTGGAGACGCGGCCGCTGATCGTCATCCGGGTCGACAATGTCAGCAGTTGGGGCGACCTGAGCCGTTAG
- a CDS encoding flagellar hook-associated protein FlgK has product MSLTASLNSALSGLNVAQAGIAVVSDNVANVNTEGYARKSVIQNARVTGGVGTGVKVEEVRRIADQFLNSELRIAMAEFGRFEAKSTLQEQATSLIGDPTGERNLVALLDKALVAAGALSANPEASGNRSALVDALQRFGEDLDRVSDGILDLRRQADRRIDEKVGQANTLLSQVHDLNLRVASLAQSQDANGLIEQREKKLDELSQIIGIRVSNTEDRRVSISTTAGLPLLDTELRRIVHENAGSSDFGQVFSPLSVERVDSLSGQTFTIDGNIDDLLGSGELRGLLEMRDGDLNQLSVEVGAFAGQVADRINAVHNEFTAVPPPSAMTGHDTGALATDPHGFTGIASFHAFDGSNNTVATATVDFGAIGGTVNDVINAVNAGLGGAGTLALNGGVMSFAAAGGSAGVGIAQDAANPADANGRGFAHRFGLNDLVRTPTGPHFQTGLAAGSAHGFTGEATFAMVGPRNERPLSTTIDLGAVGGTVNDLLTQLNTDFAGAATFGIDGAGKLTMTPAGGFSDFRLELTADNTQRGASSRSVSDFFGLGSGPQASMAAGFAVRSDIAASPSALALAEINATGTPAVAIGDNAGAVALQGLTSDTDAFSGAGRLPAMNATLSEIGAELMGRAGQAAQDITIRAEDREALMEELKLKVAEISGVNMDEEMAQLIQLQTAFNAASRVISTTNELFDMLLQI; this is encoded by the coding sequence ATGAGCCTGACCGCTTCTCTCAACTCCGCGCTCAGCGGCCTCAACGTCGCCCAGGCCGGCATCGCCGTCGTCTCCGACAATGTGGCCAACGTCAACACCGAGGGCTATGCCCGCAAGTCCGTGATCCAGAACGCCCGGGTCACCGGCGGCGTCGGCACGGGCGTCAAGGTCGAAGAGGTCCGCCGCATCGCCGACCAGTTCCTCAACAGCGAACTGCGCATCGCGATGGCCGAATTCGGGCGCTTCGAGGCGAAGAGCACCCTGCAGGAGCAGGCGACGTCGCTGATCGGCGATCCGACCGGGGAGCGCAACCTGGTCGCCCTGCTGGACAAGGCCCTGGTGGCGGCAGGCGCTCTCTCCGCCAACCCCGAGGCCAGCGGCAACCGCAGCGCACTGGTCGACGCCCTGCAGCGCTTCGGCGAGGATCTCGACCGGGTTTCCGACGGTATCCTCGATCTGCGCCGCCAGGCCGACCGGCGCATCGACGAAAAGGTCGGCCAGGCCAACACGCTGCTCTCGCAGGTCCACGACCTGAACCTGCGTGTCGCTTCGCTGGCCCAGTCCCAGGATGCAAACGGCCTGATCGAGCAGCGCGAGAAGAAGCTGGACGAGCTCTCGCAGATCATCGGCATCCGCGTCAGCAACACGGAAGACCGCCGCGTCTCGATCAGCACGACCGCCGGTCTGCCCCTGCTGGACACGGAGTTGCGCCGGATCGTCCACGAGAATGCCGGCAGCAGCGATTTCGGCCAGGTGTTCTCGCCGCTTTCGGTCGAGCGGGTGGATTCGCTCAGCGGCCAGACCTTCACCATCGACGGCAATATCGACGACCTTCTCGGTTCGGGCGAACTGCGCGGCCTGCTGGAAATGCGCGACGGCGATCTGAACCAGCTTTCGGTCGAGGTCGGCGCCTTCGCCGGCCAGGTCGCCGACCGGATCAACGCCGTGCACAACGAATTCACCGCCGTGCCGCCGCCTTCGGCCATGACCGGTCACGACACCGGCGCGCTGGCCACCGACCCGCACGGCTTCACCGGCATTGCCAGCTTCCACGCCTTCGACGGCAGCAACAACACCGTCGCCACGGCGACCGTCGACTTCGGCGCCATCGGCGGCACCGTCAACGATGTCATCAATGCCGTGAACGCGGGCCTGGGCGGCGCTGGCACGCTGGCGCTGAACGGCGGCGTCATGAGTTTCGCCGCCGCCGGAGGCTCCGCCGGCGTCGGTATCGCCCAGGATGCGGCGAACCCCGCCGACGCCAACGGACGCGGTTTCGCGCACCGCTTCGGGCTGAACGATCTGGTGCGTACGCCGACGGGGCCGCATTTCCAGACCGGTCTTGCCGCCGGTTCGGCGCACGGCTTCACCGGTGAAGCAACCTTCGCCATGGTCGGCCCGCGCAACGAACGGCCGTTGTCGACCACCATCGACCTCGGCGCCGTCGGCGGCACGGTCAACGATCTGCTCACCCAGCTCAATACCGACTTCGCGGGCGCCGCGACCTTCGGCATCGATGGCGCAGGCAAGCTCACCATGACCCCGGCCGGCGGCTTCTCGGATTTCCGTCTGGAACTGACCGCAGACAACACCCAGCGCGGCGCCTCGTCCCGTTCGGTTTCCGACTTCTTCGGCCTCGGTTCGGGGCCGCAGGCCTCGATGGCCGCCGGCTTCGCCGTCCGCAGCGACATCGCCGCCAGTCCGTCTGCCCTTGCCCTTGCGGAAATCAACGCCACGGGCACGCCGGCGGTGGCGATCGGCGACAACGCCGGGGCCGTGGCCCTGCAGGGACTGACCTCGGACACCGACGCCTTCTCGGGCGCAGGCCGTCTGCCGGCAATGAACGCGACGCTTTCCGAGATCGGGGCCGAACTGATGGGCCGGGCCGGGCAGGCCGCACAGGACATCACCATCCGCGCCGAGGACCGCGAAGCCCTGATGGAAGAGCTGAAGCTCAAGGTCGCGGAAATTTCGGGCGTCAACATGGACGAGGAAATGGCCCAGTTGATCCAGCTGCAGACCGCGTTCAACGCCGCCTCGCGCGTCATTTCGACGACGAACGAGCTGTTCGACATGCTGCTGCAGATCTGA
- a CDS encoding aminotransferase produces the protein MITDLQPLLIEAKSTIREAMAQLNTASSGCLLLVDGNGALRRMITDGDLRRAVIAGHALDADLTVLEPVEPTVARRGLDEDGARRIMRERQVVHLPVLDETGRPIGLYHLGRMSAPILLSAPHMGETEQALVAEAFATNWIAPVGPHVDAFERELAETVEASEAVALSSGTAAIHLALRLLGVRRGDRVYCSSLTFVASANPILYEGAEPVFIDSEPESWNMSPAALERALEADRRAGRKPAAVIVVNIYGQSADMAPILDLCDAHDVPVIEDAAESLGARYRNRASGTLGRLGVYSFNGNKIITTSGGGALVGGDREMMAEARRLATQARDPASHYQHSTIGFNYRLSNVLAGIGRGQLKALDDRVARRRAIFERYREGLGDLPGVGWMPEPEWSRSNRWLSVITLDPDRTDRHPYAIMRLLRQRNIETRPVWKPMHLQPLFRGADYFTHSERQSVSDRLFLTGLCLPSGTGMTDDEQGRVIDALTEAVAI, from the coding sequence ATGATCACCGACCTGCAGCCCCTTCTCATCGAAGCCAAGTCGACCATCCGCGAAGCGATGGCGCAGCTCAATACCGCCAGCAGCGGCTGCCTGCTGCTGGTCGACGGCAACGGCGCGCTGCGGCGCATGATCACCGATGGCGACCTGCGACGGGCCGTCATCGCCGGCCACGCCCTGGACGCGGATCTGACCGTCCTGGAACCCGTCGAGCCGACCGTCGCCCGGCGCGGCCTGGACGAGGACGGTGCGCGGCGCATCATGCGGGAACGGCAGGTCGTTCACCTGCCGGTGCTGGACGAGACGGGGCGGCCGATCGGCCTCTATCACCTCGGCCGGATGAGCGCGCCGATCCTGCTGTCGGCGCCGCACATGGGCGAGACCGAACAGGCGCTGGTGGCGGAAGCCTTCGCCACCAACTGGATCGCGCCGGTCGGACCGCATGTGGACGCCTTCGAGCGCGAACTGGCGGAAACCGTGGAGGCGAGCGAGGCCGTGGCGCTGAGTTCCGGCACGGCGGCCATTCACCTGGCGCTGCGACTGCTGGGGGTAAGGCGCGGCGACCGGGTCTACTGCTCCAGCCTGACCTTCGTGGCCAGCGCCAATCCGATACTCTACGAGGGCGCGGAGCCGGTCTTCATCGACAGCGAGCCTGAGAGCTGGAACATGAGCCCCGCAGCGCTGGAGCGCGCCCTGGAGGCGGACCGCCGCGCCGGCCGCAAGCCGGCGGCGGTCATCGTCGTCAACATCTACGGCCAGAGCGCGGACATGGCGCCGATCCTGGATCTCTGCGACGCCCACGACGTACCGGTGATCGAGGACGCCGCCGAATCCCTCGGCGCGCGCTACCGCAACCGCGCGAGCGGCACGCTCGGCCGGCTGGGTGTGTATTCTTTCAACGGCAACAAGATCATCACCACCTCGGGCGGCGGCGCCCTGGTCGGCGGCGACCGGGAGATGATGGCGGAGGCCCGGCGGCTCGCCACCCAGGCGCGCGATCCGGCTTCGCACTACCAGCACAGCACCATCGGTTTCAATTACCGGCTGTCCAATGTCCTGGCCGGCATCGGCCGCGGCCAGCTCAAGGCCCTGGACGACCGCGTGGCGCGCCGCCGCGCCATCTTCGAGCGCTACCGCGAGGGTCTGGGCGACCTGCCGGGCGTCGGCTGGATGCCGGAGCCGGAATGGAGCCGCAGCAACCGCTGGCTGTCGGTCATCACGCTCGATCCCGACCGGACCGACCGCCACCCCTACGCCATCATGCGCCTGCTGCGTCAGCGCAATATCGAGACCCGGCCGGTATGGAAGCCGATGCACCTGCAGCCCCTGTTCCGCGGCGCGGACTATTTCACTCATTCGGAGCGCCAGTCGGTCAGCGACCGGCTGTTCCTCACCGGCCTGTGCCTGCCGTCCGGCACGGGCATGACCGATGACGAACAGGGCCGCGTGATCGACGCCCTGACCGAGGCAGTCGCCATATGA